The Paenibacillus antri genomic interval AAGGGGTAGCGCGCGAAAAGGGCAGGGAAAGGGGGGATGCCGGCGGCTCGGCTGAAACTTCGGGATGTACATGGTAAGCTAGTTGCAACATATGCACCGGACGAAAAAAAGGGAGGCAATCGCATGGAGAAGCATCGGGGAAAGAAAACGGTCGCGTTGTCGACGGCGGCGGTCATGACGCTGTCGATCTTGGCGGCCTGCGGCAGCGCGGCGAACGAGCCGACGCCGGAAGCGCCGGCGGCCGGCGGGGACGCGGCGGAAGCGAGAGGGAAAATCACGGTCTCGATCTACGACCGCGGGCAAATTCCGAAGGAAGAAGGCACGTATACGGATAACCGCTGGACGCGCTGGATCAACGAGAACGGACCGGTCGACGTCGAGTTCGTGCCGATCCCGCGGAACGAATCGCAGCAGAAGTACAGTATGCTCTTCGCGTCCGGAGAGGCGCCGGATCTCGTTCTTGAGTATGACAACGCTTTCGTTAACACCCTGTGGGCCCAGAAGCAGCTGCTGCCGCTGGACGACTTGATCGCGGAGCACAGCACGGAATATAAGAAACTGCTCGAGAAGTTTCCGGAGTTGAAGAAACTGGCGACGAAGCCGGACGGCAAGATGTACGAGGTCGCTCGCATCATGAAGCCGGAAATTCTCGGCATGATGGTCATCCGGAAGGACTGGCTGGATAAGCTCGGCCTCGAGACGCCGAAGACGGTCGAGGAGCTGTACCAGGTCGCCGACGCGTTCGCGAACGGGGATCCGGACGGGAACGGAACGAAGGATACGTTCGGCATCAACCTGAGCCAATTCGCGACGTATTACGTGGACGCGATGTTCCAGAACGAGATGTTCATTCTCGAGAACGGCGAACTGATCCGCCAGTTCGACCGGATCAAGCCGGCGTACGAATTCAAGCGCCGCCTGTTCGAGAACAACATCGTGGATAAAGACTTCCTCACCGACACGAACGGTCAGAAGGCGGAGCAGGACTTCGCGAGCGGCAAGTTGGGTATCTACTTGGCGTACGCCTCCGTCATCAGCAAAAACTACGATACGCTGAAGAACAGCGTGCCCGAAGCCGAAATCGTAGCGATTCCGTTCCCAGCGTCGGAGTTCGGCCAGTTCGGTCCGGATTTCAACCCGCCGTTCCAGTTGACGGGCTCGGTGAACGCGAACGCGAAGGATCCGGCGTCGGTCATGAAATACATCGACTTCATGGTGTCCGAACCGACGGTCCAATACTTCGCGAACGGCGAAGAAGGCGTCCACTACACCAAGTCCGCGAACGGCTGCCCGCAGCCGATCGACCGCGATAAGAACAAGAACGAGATGGGCTATACCGGCGATTATCGGATGTTCATGCCTACGTACCTGCTGCAAACTTGCGCCGTCAACGATCGCTCCCTCGAGTCGGAAAATCCGATCGATCAGGAATGGATTGCGATTGCGGAGGAAGCGAAGAAGCTCTACTTGGATCCGAATCGCCCGCATCCGGGCTTCACGCACGCGAAGTTCCGTCCGGCGCTCGACAAGGATCTCAACACGATCTTCAACGACGGCTGGAACACGATGAACGAAATTATGGCGAAGGCGGTCGTCAGCGGCAGCGCGTACACGGTCGACCAAGGCGTCGCCGACGTCATCAGCGCGTGGGACGCATCGGGCGGCAAGAAGCTCGAGGAATGGTATAAGAACTGGTACCAGGAGAACAAGGACAGCTGGTTGTTCATGGAAGACCTGTATCAGATGGAATTCGAATAAGGCATCGCGTCGGGAGCGCGGCGGGGCATATGTTCCGCCCGCGGCCCGACGGCTTTAACACATCAAATGAAAGGGGTTACATAATGAAGAAAAGGAAACGGTCATTGGCGTTGTTACTCTCGCTTTCTCTATTGGCAGGCGTGGCGGTTCCCGGCGCCGGAGCGGCGACGGCTTCGACGGGCGGCGAGGGCCCGCCCCCCGAACCGGTGACGTATCGGGCATCCGCGGGCTTCTCGGGCACGCAGGGCGGGAACGGCTGGCATTATTGGAAGCAGCGCGGCGGCGCCCTGTCCGACCTGGTGTTCGTCGAGACGCCGACCGGCAACCCGATCGTCCCGCGATGGAAGGACGCAACGACGAATACGCCGTGGATTTCGGCGACGGCGATGCACCCGGGCGCGTCCGACGACGTCGTTCGCGCCTGGACGGCGCCGGGGCGCGGGACGGTCGCCGTCGGCGGCACCGTCCGCAAGGGCGACAACCTCGGCGACGGCGTGCTCGTCTCCGTGCGGAAGAACGGCGAGCCGCTGTGGAGCGCGCATCTTACGACGACGGAGCCGACGACGCCGACGGGCGTCGAGGCGGTGGGGGTCGCCCCCGGCGACGTCATCGCCTTCGTCGTGCAGAAGAACGTCACGCTCAACAACGATCATACGAATTGGGATCCCGTCATCGCGTATACGCCTTCCGACGTACCCGGCGGACCCGGTGAAGAACCGGGCGAAGAACCGGGCAAGGAGGAGGAGCCTGTCGTCATTCCGGTCGCCGCCGCGGTGAATACGCAGGGCGGAGCGCAAGCGGACGTTAACCAGGAGTCGCTTGTCGCGGACGGGACGGAATTCCTGATCAAGCATTTCTTGAAGAACGGCGCCACCGACGCGCCGACGCATCGGGAGGCGTACCTGAAGGCGGATTTCGGTCCGCTGTCCGGCGCTGCCGTGGACATCGGGACCGTAACGCTTAACGTCTATCTCGCGACCGCGCTGGGCAAGGACGTTCCGATTACGGTGCGCGGCCTCGAGAGCGTCGATTGGGAAGAGACGGAGATTACGTATAATAACGCGCCTGCGGAAGCGGGAGTCGTCTTGGATACGGTCGTCGCGCGCGATGCCGGCTGGTACCGTTTCGACGTCACATCCTTCGTTCAAGACCGCATCGAAGCGGGGGCGACGCTCGCGTCGTTCCGCATGACGGACGACAGCGCGGCCGATACGTTGGCGCGCTTCCGCTCCGACGATGCGCTCGAGCCGGAGCTTCGCCCGTACTTCCTCGCGGAAGTCGCCGGCGGGGGCTCGTCGGGCTCGTTGCCCCGCGGCATCGTAGCGAATCTGCCGGACAGCTTCTATGCGCGTCCGGGATTGGAGTCGATGCCGCGCATCGACTACGC includes:
- a CDS encoding extracellular solute-binding protein, which produces MEKHRGKKTVALSTAAVMTLSILAACGSAANEPTPEAPAAGGDAAEARGKITVSIYDRGQIPKEEGTYTDNRWTRWINENGPVDVEFVPIPRNESQQKYSMLFASGEAPDLVLEYDNAFVNTLWAQKQLLPLDDLIAEHSTEYKKLLEKFPELKKLATKPDGKMYEVARIMKPEILGMMVIRKDWLDKLGLETPKTVEELYQVADAFANGDPDGNGTKDTFGINLSQFATYYVDAMFQNEMFILENGELIRQFDRIKPAYEFKRRLFENNIVDKDFLTDTNGQKAEQDFASGKLGIYLAYASVISKNYDTLKNSVPEAEIVAIPFPASEFGQFGPDFNPPFQLTGSVNANAKDPASVMKYIDFMVSEPTVQYFANGEEGVHYTKSANGCPQPIDRDKNKNEMGYTGDYRMFMPTYLLQTCAVNDRSLESENPIDQEWIAIAEEAKKLYLDPNRPHPGFTHAKFRPALDKDLNTIFNDGWNTMNEIMAKAVVSGSAYTVDQGVADVISAWDASGGKKLEEWYKNWYQENKDSWLFMEDLYQMEFE